TTTTGGTTGGTGGGTGGGGCTGGGCATATTTCTTATGTTAACATAATGGACCAGGAAGCCATCAACCTGGGAGCTTTCTACTATCCAATGATTCCTCTGAGGCTTTGAGCACTGCCAGCAGATATCCTGGCCAACGCTTGATCTTCTAAGCACTGACGAACATTTTCAAATTTAGATTCAAATTACTGTCCAATAAAAGCCAGCAGTTTTAAGTTTGCACTTCAGCAATGCGATCCCTTTTTCTGCTCTTCACATCCTGCATGTAATCACATGCTACTCGCACAGAAAAGCCAAAAGCTTCAGGTTGAGATTCTGCATAATTACAAGcagaaatctttttttaaatggagacATATTAGACTAAATCAAACGTCAATTCATACTGTACATGTATAGGAAAACATTTCACAAAACACTAAACACTTATGCCATTTTTAAGTGGCTGCTGTTGAATTGATTGGCACCGAATAAAAACATCTATATTATTCAATCAAATTAAAGAAGTAGACCAAAAACTACATGTGCAGTTGGGCACCCTAATCAATTAGCAAGCAGGTTATCCTGCTGTTTGTACCGCGTGGACGCACTTCATCTTACTGCCTAGTTTAGATCCTTTGGTTTGTCCGGTTTAACAGTCTGATGTTTAAATTGTCATTATTGGACCTTAATCTAACCTTAACTCCAACGCCAGGCAATCAGAGTATacaagtttcttttttattaaatttctCTCCCAAGATTTGGAAAACTgggaacaaagaaacaaatcatTCTGACTGACAAGAGAAAAGCCAGTTTTGCCTCGCTCATAAATATAGAGTTCGAGTTATCACATATGATGACGTAGACCTCAGACAGTTACAACCATAATAAACCCCAAAAGCTGATTCTTCTTTTCCTCAAATATCTCTTTGATGATTGCAAACAGATATTATAGCAACGCAGTAGTTGGACTGACGGTGGCCCGGATGGAAGATTTCAGCATATCGCCCAACCCTGTTTCACACATTCAAAGGCAATGAGCAACATCTAGTTGCTCGATAACTACAGTACAATAggatttgccttttttttttttttttaaggcaacAATGTCGATCTCATGATTCCTTCAAGAGTTCTCCATTGCAATGTTCTGTCTCAAGAATAAAATTAGTTTTCTTTGGAGCTCTGACAAGGATTGCTCTTCTTTCTCTTAAAACAGAACTTGCAGTGTTTGCATGGAGAAGCTTCTTCTGCAGGTGTCCAGGCTCTGTAATTTAGTTTCTGTGTGTAAGCGAAATCCAGCCTCATCTAAACTTGAGGTAGGCCGGTACAGAGTAATTGAAGAGCAGGAAGTCCATGCGATAGAGATTATACAGCTTCTTCTGATAAAAAGGGCTGATGTTGTGGAAGAACTGGGCAGCCATGTCTCCTGTAGTCCTGGTGCTCTTGGACGAGGCGGGGAAGCTGACCTGGTCCTCCACCCCGGCCAGCTGCAGCACATAGCGGGAGTCCTGCTCTAGCGTCTCGTATTTCCCCACCACGTCGTAGTGGATGAGGCAGGGGTGGCACAGTGAGTGCACCCGCTCCCAGTGCTCGTTGAAGGGCTCTTCTCGCTGGGTGGCTGGGTCCACGAGGTAATAGACAAACTCCTCAAAGGAGACGTCATTTCCTCTCTCCAGAGCTTCCGGCTGTGGGTCCGGCCTGTGCCGCCGCACTATCTTTGTGCCGTATCGTTTATGGAAGGCTGTGTTGTAGCTCCGTGTGAATTTGTTGCGATATGCAGACACCAGCCGCTCAAAGGGCTCGCGCACGAAGACGAACTTCAGGTATGAGCGCAGCCGCTGATTGATCTGGGAGGTGGAGTACTCAGAAAGTGTGCGGAGGTTTCCGGGGATGTGGGCCTCGTTGGCAGGGATCGCGAGAGGGTCTGTGTTGGACCCGGCAACGCCCGTTAGAACCATGAGCACCCGCTTCCAGTTGGTGCAGGCCACTTTGGGCACGTAGCAGTAGAGCAAGCCGTGCTGGTCGTCCACGATGATGTGCTTCAGGTCCTCGGGGATGAGGACTCTACGTTTGCGGGTATAGGAGCGACAAGCTTCTTCCAGCAGCTCCCGTCTGCCCTGATGGATCGCCTGTACCGCCGACTCAACCTACAGGGATGAGAGGAATCACAGAGAATTGACatttagtaataaaaaaaaaaaaaaaaacctgagttACAATTTATAAGAGGAATTCAGGTCAGTTTTATGGCACTGATTGTAAGTTATGATGACAGAAGTTACTAGAAGAAAGTTTTCCCTCTTCATGGTAAACTCTGCTGTTGCTCTTTTCCCCTGTTCAAGCCAACTTTCATCATCTGTCCTATGGATAGCTACACTGCTGGTTTTCGGGAGGAGCGCATGTAAATGTACCTCCACAGGCTCTTTGATGGTTCGTGTCCCACAGCTCCTCAGGTATCAGTGCAGGACTTGCATGGCATTAAACCCAAGGAAAAGTGATTTAAAGTTGGGACAGTTTAAGTTATAATGTGACGAATGTGAGAATCTGGCCTTCCTGAGAGGACTCCAATGATTCAGCAGCACTACCTACATTGCCTCTTCCACTGTATTGCCAATGTTCCCTACGGTCCAATTTGTAAGGAATGTTGAACAATGCAGGTAGGACAGCTCAGATATGACCAACTTTGTAGCTTCAAACAGATTTAATAAGCTCGCTTCCTTCCAGTGCCACACCCACTAatttttccccactttcaccTTCAGCAACTCAGTGTTGCTTAAGGACATTTAGCAGATTTTGTGCAGCGCCATCTGAGGGTGAAAAAGGCTCTTCTCACTCCACCCTTATGATGACATACAGACGCCGCTTACAGCCAAGGGCCTTTTGAATGAGAGAAAATGCACTCACAGATTTATCTCCTCTGGTGTCTTAATTATGGCCCATCCCCAACTTTAATCAAGTCACAGGTCATCCAGTTCAGCTTGGCCTCTGCGTGGCACAAATGTCTTATTTACTCCTTTCATTTACTCAGCCTGGCATCCCACTGCAGTGGTTGGAGCCCCGAGACTCTCAGTTTGACTCTGCGCCTGACCCTATGTGTGGCTCTCTGTGTTTAGCGGCAGACACCTGAACGACTACAGAGCCAACACAGACCCTTCCTCTCAGCAGAGGTTTGTGCACTGTGTGTACACAACAGTGCGTTTGAAACTCCTGTTTCAGTCTTTTCATGTGAGCGGGATGCATGATTTCATAATTTGAAGATATTAACAGCTGTTAGAATGTTTCATGACATTCAAACCTTCAAAGAACACCAAAGTCTTCTTAAGTGTGTCGaacactttaacatttaatCAGTGGAGCTGAGTAGCAGCTAGTGGAAGTGACAATTTGCTGTGTGGAAACATTAAAGATATCGTGTTTTGATCTATCTGTAGAAATTTCATCTGGACTAATCAAAACTGATTTTCAGATATCTGTGTTTTCACActgggggaaataattatttgaatcCCTGCTgaattttttccatttaaagaaatgaacagtctctcATTTTTACGTTAGTCTCATCAACTGAAATGTTATCCCCCATAACCCAGCCAGAATACTGGCTTTCATAGATTGGCTGCGGGCTTATCTGGCACACAAGCAATTACAAATACTCCTGATCTCAGATCATTATGTATATAAAGGACACATTCTTCATTTCCAACCTCGCCACCATCATTAGCAAGAGCACAGCACTGTCAAAGGATGTCAGGGACCAGACTGTAGACCTACGCAGGGCTGGACTTGGCTGCAAGACCATCAATCAGCCAGAAGCTTGGTGAGACGGTGATAGCTGTTGGTGCAATTATAAAATGGCCATCAGTCGGCCTCAGACTTtcctgtcatttttttaaaagaggtcTCGAGCATTAATTATCCAGATTTTGTGGAGGTctttcaaagatttttttttgtggacactggctgctttttcactcaatTTTAGTCAAGtctttgtacctgaccatttttagAGGAATGCTGCTCTAAAAATGATTATACTTAATCACTTAAGTATAAAAAGGCACCTTACTCAAGTCAAACAATGTTGCATCTACAGACGACTTACAATTTAAATCTTAGTTCTTTGGTatttttaggcactttgttacaaGCAGCGCATCACAAAAACTTAAAGACAGTTTGAAAAGAGGATTTTTGCACCAAAAAAATGACAGCAAAGAGTCTTACAACTTTCTTACAAGTTATAAACAATGGTTACACTCAATTCTTAATCGTATTGCTCAGTGTCTTCCTGTCGCCAGGTTGTCAGCTATTCCACTATACGTAGCTTTTCACCCAGTTACCTGCTGCACATGTGCAGAGAGCAAC
This genomic interval from Oreochromis niloticus isolate F11D_XX linkage group LG5, O_niloticus_UMD_NMBU, whole genome shotgun sequence contains the following:
- the LOC100705047 gene encoding carbohydrate sulfotransferase 11, with the translated sequence MRKPRVIRMVFALSLGCFVMVIFYFNSSLKPASEAVGEGSSRQKSRRSPLQTLYDGDQVESAVQAIHQGRRELLEEACRSYTRKRRVLIPEDLKHIIVDDQHGLLYCYVPKVACTNWKRVLMVLTGVAGSNTDPLAIPANEAHIPGNLRTLSEYSTSQINQRLRSYLKFVFVREPFERLVSAYRNKFTRSYNTAFHKRYGTKIVRRHRPDPQPEALERGNDVSFEEFVYYLVDPATQREEPFNEHWERVHSLCHPCLIHYDVVGKYETLEQDSRYVLQLAGVEDQVSFPASSKSTRTTGDMAAQFFHNISPFYQKKLYNLYRMDFLLFNYSVPAYLKFR